The window CATGCAGTGAGCTTAGTGCTAATCCGAGAAGACAACGGCACGCAGCGACCCgtctattacgtgagcaaaTCACTGCAGGAGGCAGAGACCCGGTATCTCCCCCTCGAAAAAGCTATCTTGGCCATCGTACAAGCCACGCAAAAGCTCCCCTactattttcaggcacatactGTAGTTGTGCTAACTCAACTTCCGTTGAAGTCTGTCCTCCGCAGCGCCAACTGCACAGGCAGAATTGCAAAATGGGGAATGATTTTGGGAACtttcgacattagatacatgcctcaCACCGCTGTAAAAGGTCAGGTCCTTGCCGATCTAGTAGCTGAATTTGCGAAGCCCACACTAGAAGGAAAGGAAGTGTCGGGATCACTAAGTGCTAATGAGAAATTAATCAGCGCAGTCTCTCAGTATGAACACAATTGGTGGAAAGCACACATCGACGGTGTAGCGAACCAAAGGGTCTCAGGGGTGGGACTCGTTCTGGTCTCTCCCGAAGGGATAACCATAGAAAAGTCTTTGAGGCTCGGATTCTCagccacgaataacgaagccgagtatgaggcgcTATTGGAGGGAATGTTAATGATCCAGAAATTGGGTGGAAAATTCGTAAACATGTTCTCGAATTCGAGACTCATCGTGGGACAAGTAAACGGGGATTTGGAGGcaaaggatgaaagaatgcaagagtatctagTCTGGGCTAAGCACCTGCAGACCCATTTCTATCACTTTCGTTTAACGCATGTACCCAGGAGCGGGAAcacccatgctgattctctTGCAACGCTGGCCACTTCCTCGGCTCAGCCACTTCCTCGGGTTATTTTAGTAGAAGATCTCTACCGCCCAACAACAGAGAAGGCCAACAGAATTCGGGTACACAACGTCAGGGCaggacctagctggatggatcctctGGTGCTGTTCTTAAAGCACGACACCTTACCAGACGATAAGGTTGAGGCCGACAAAATCAGGAGGAAAGCttctcgattctggttgtccgaggactccaaactTTACAGACGCTCGTTCTCAGGGCCATACctgctgtgtgtgcacccagagGCTACTGAATTCATCCTGGAAGAGTTACACGAAGGAATTTGCGGAAGTCATACGGGGGGTAGGTCCCTGTCCCATAGGGCCATAACGTTGcgttactggtggccgagcatgcataaagaggctctggaatatgtcaagaagtgcgaccagtgcTAAAGGTTCGTCCCGAACATACACCAGCCAGGCGGAGAACTTAACCTGCTGTCCAacccttggccattcgcacaatgggggctaGACATACTAGGACCATTCCCCAAAGCGGCAGGGAACAAGAAATTTCTTCTTgtcggcaccgattacttcacaaagtgggtcgaagctgaggcactggcaaacattagggacgtcgatgtcaagaagtttgtttggaaaaatattatcactagGTTTGGGACCCCACACACCCTGATCTCGAGCAACGGCCTCCAGTTTGACAGCAAAACCTTCAGAAGATACTGTAATGAGCTGGGAATTATCAATCGATACTCCACACCGGCTTACCCACAGGGTAATGGACAGGCGGAAGCCATCaataaaaccatagtgaatgggctgaaaaagaggttggactacgcgaaagggaggtgggttgaagagttagcccatgtcttgtggacaTACCGCATCACACCTCGCaggtccacgggagaaacccccttttcaatgacctaCGGAGCCGAGGCTGTCATTCCACTGGAGATAAACTTTCCAACACAGAGGACTACTGCCTTCTGCCCCATTGCTAATAACAAACTTCTGGAAAAAAGCTTGGACCTCAtcgaagaaagaagggaaagtgCAGTGGTCCACCTAGCATACTATCAGTAAAAGCTCAAGCAGGGTtatgacgccaaggtgaagtcaaggCCATTGGTGCCCGGGGATCTAGTACTGAGGAAGGTCCTGGGCACCGCGAGAAATCCTGCATGGGGAAAACTCGGACCAAACTGGGAAGGCCTATACCGTATCACTTCCATAGCCGGCATAGGAGCctactttttggaagatttggatgaacatgtaatgccacgcccttggaatgtaaataacttgaaaatgtattgttattaatgaaagacataATTCTTGACACCACATTACTGCATGGCTACTTgggctaagtgttaaacagaacccaagtcctgcctgactcctcggaccacagacttgggggaaattaacctcgaagctattttcactaagtgttaaacagaacccaagtcctgcctgactcctcggaccacaaacttaggggaaattaacctcgcagtcattttcactaagtgttaaacataacctaagtcctgcctggctcctcgaaccacagacttgggggaaattaacctcgaaactattttcactaagtgttaaacagaacccaagtcctgcctggctcctcggaccacagacttgggggaaattaacctcgcagtcattttcactaagtgttaaatagaacccaagtcttgcctggctcctcggaccacagacttgggggaaattaacctcgtaatcattttcactaagtgttaaacagaacccaagtcctgtctGGCTCatcagaccacagacttgggggaaattaacctcgaaactattttcactaagtgttaaacagaacccaagtcctgcctggctccttggaccacagacttgggggaaattaacctcgcagtaattttcactaagtgttaaacagaacccaagtcctgcttgcctcctcggaccatagactagggggaaattaacctcgaagccaTCTTGTCTAATTATCGACTATCATTTTCTACATATCCATTCACTCATGCTTGGTTTTTAACAGTTAATGGCAGAATAGacatccattcatgatgaaaacagaAGAGAAAGTAAAACAACAAGATTTAAAGGAAAACGACACCTTTCATTAAAATCCAAAAGCGATCCTTTTACAAACATTAACAGAACAAAATATGAAgggtaaaacaaataaaatcctaCACTACTTTCCTAAGTCCGAACCTTGAGTAGGCCCAGGTTGATCATCTGCTGCCTGGGGTCCCGGAACAGCCTCCTTAGCCTGTGCAACAACCTCTCTGATTGAAAGACTGTCCTCGGGCAACTTGTCCTTCATAGCCGGCTGCACATCCTCAACTTCAGGCATAGGGGAGTCCGAGGCTAAAGCCTTCGTTGGGAGAGGCTCTTCAGGGGCAACCACGTCGGGAATCTCACGAATATCCTCCGGGAAAAAGATATTCTCAACTTTCCAGAGATCGGAGTCTACTGGGACTGCTGCCCGATCCAAGGCTACACCCTAAGACATGGTGATGTAATCTCTGCATACAGCGGCCACCTCCTCGGTCAGCCTGATCTCAGTGTCCCTGACTCCGTGATCATATGAGGTCGCCACTGCTTTCTCGGCCGCCTCCCTGGCTAGGCAGGCCTCCTCCTTGACCTTTGCAAGCTCGGCCTTGAGATTTGAAACCGCCTGCTTCTCTGTCACGAGTTTTTCCTCGGACTGGCGGAACTGTTGGCATAGATCCTCAGCCTGcttagtggcgtttttaaggcTGGCCTCCTCGCTCGCACGACCCTTTTTTGCCTCCTTTACTTCACTACTCAGGCGATCATTTTCCTGCCTGAGGTCGCCAACAGTCTTCTCGGCAGCACAGCAGGACTGAGCTTCACTGTGGAGGTCCTCACGAGCCTTCTTGGCCCATTTCTCAGTAACAAAgatttgttgagtgacctgcgcCAGAAAATTAAAGGCCTAATTAAAAGAGAATGACGAATAAATAGATACGTAATAAGAAAACTAGGTAGGAGAAGCCTTCACTTACCAtagccatgtccctcttcagcgACATGAAAAGGTCTGGTTGCCGAGTAGCCCGGAGACCCTCCATATCGCGAGGCAAAAGAAGAGGCTACTGCAGGGCCTCAGCCAAGAATGACGCCTGCCCTCGTTGGGATTCCCACAGGGTCACATCCCAAGAAATTGGAGCGCCGTCCAATTTGAGCCGTGGTGACCATGTCCGTTGCTCACTCCGAATAGCCGCCTCATCTCGGCTATCAACGGACCTGGTCCTCTTCTCCTTAGGCTCTTTAGTCTCTTGCCTTTCTTCTGGGGTTTGGCCTTTTCGCGGCCAATCTTGCCCTCCTCCAATTCTTCCACAGGTCTTTTTCGCCTCAAATTGGGCATAGGCTGTAGTGTCGCATCCGATGtgggaggaagaggaggaggaggaggagccttGGAGGTAGGCTGTTCCTTCGGGACATCCTTGGAGGACTGCCCCTTGTTCCTGTTGGAAAGGAGGCCCCTGAGACCAGACCTTGGTTTCAGATCCATTCCTTCTTCCTTGATCTCTTGGCTGGTATCAACTTGTGCAATTACCAAACCAAGATCAGGGGCTGCCGAGGCGCGGTCTAAATCTGAATTAGAGTCCGAGAGCTCTACTGGCCTGACCGACACCTCTCCTTCCTCGGCGAAATGGAATTGGTCTATCTGATCTTCCAAAGACGAGTGCGAGGAATCAGCTTCTTCCCCTGTGACAACTGCTGCGGGAAGAGCACGCTGAGCAGGCAGCTGGACGGGAGGTAAATCTCTCGAAGCGAGAAATCCTGGTATGGAGACGTCGATTTGTGCTAATCGCGGACTGCCAGCCCTGATTGCTTGACCGACGTCCACTAGAGCACGTGAAAGGGGCTCGTAGTCCAAGATCAGAGGTGCAGCCCGCTGTTGCCCATCTGCACTCATGTAAATTTCAAACCTTAGAAGGAAATTGAGTGCTGGGACGTTGACCAAACTTAGACGAGGAGTCGTATGCGCCTTGTCTGCAAAGCCCAAAGGAAGGGTTACATTAGTCTGAGGAGGCAAACAAGCGAAATCAAAATTGAaacgaagaaaaagaaagatcaaaACTAAGATCCCTTCCAAGGGATCTAACTCTATGGTGCCCCACTTGGTTTTCCTGCCCTGACCGGGCAGTGAATACCGTCGTGCCATGGTCCGGAAACGATCAaaaggtcgtccttcaagcctttgttgggcttgggaaggcaggatatcaacctcacctcATCGGACCTAGACTTCAAGTAATATGAGTCGCCGAGGCTATGGCATTCATATAGATGAACCACGTCATGCCATGAAAGGCCAaggttcatctgatcgttcaAGATGTCTATGCACCCCAGAATTCGGAACATATTCGCGACGCATTGGTGaggggccaacctatgaccacgcaaataatccctagttatcctcccCATAGGGATGGTCATTCCTCTTTCCACAAAGGCTATCACTGGAATGGCAACCTGCTCCGTCCTTCTCTTGATTAAGACTTCCTCCAAAGAACAATACTCTAGACCTACTTCCGGCGGAATACGGTACTTAGCCTTGAAGCCTTCCATACCGGCCGGGgaatctaccattttctcaagcTTGCCCATCCCCCTAATCCTAGGTGACGCGAAGATGATTTACTTAAGGAAAAACTCCGGGAAAGACAACGGAAAGGAAATGGGCACTTATGGGTGAGGAAATCACTGGGAATCTTCAAGGGAATGTCTGTGGAGGTTTGAACGCTTTGAAAGGGAAGGTGTTGGAGTGCTCTGAGTGCTCGAGTGCTTTTCCAAAAAATGGGAGGAAATTCCTTTGAAAATCTTATATATCTGGGAGAAACTGAACGAACTTACTCCCGCCCAGAGAAATGGAGAGGATATCAGCCGTTGATCTGGCGCCCCACTGTTGGATCGAAAGGACATGAAGCCGCTAAGCGCAATAATTAGCGCCTCGTGGGTTGCAAAATGCCTTTAGCAGTAATGAGGCACGTGGGGAACATGCCTCCGCACGGGTGAAGCGGGAACCCATAATAAATGATCCTGTGAGtgtcaaaatcccgccttttctcctcggcTAAGAGGGAAAgaaccggaattttgaggggctattgtaagGGTAAAATTCCTAAGtcaaacaatgggccttgggccctataCAGAGTTCAACTACGACCAAAGGGAGAAATGGGTCGCCAAAACAAATGCTAGCCCAACCCTAATAAGTCCAAACTTATTTAAAGgagacgtccgaggaggagtgtcaACTCGGACGCGCCAAATACAAGCCCAACGTGCACCCTATCCATAATAAGGAGtcattccaaacaaatattggtAATAAGGATAAGTCCCAAAAAGCAAGAAGGAGGAAGAAAAGATAAGACGTCCAGGGGGcagccacaactgccgcattaaatgcaaggaagctactttcccagccgcattaatggggaaaagacaggcgaacagtgttacattggccaatgcaactcacagaaagataaggtggatgtccgatgggacaggcactcaagtgagggtccagatggttaacaagtgtaaggttcttaTCAATCTAAGGAggttatataagagaaggaaatccccatgaaaAAGGGATTGGAAATTTAGAgagaaattaagaagaaaagagagaaaagaattcTGTAGTCTTTAATCATAACAAGAGGTGCGCtcatacgtctcctcggactgaGTATCCTGTGGACATAAAGAAGATTTTCTTACGTTCAATCTGTTGCATGGCATACAATTAACTAACGTTCACTTCGTCCAACCCTAGTTCCGTAATCccctctctataaattcattgtctagggtcCTTTGGGCTAGAACCACttacttgctgggcctgggccccaaaaattgaccctacaattttatttataaaattatggacACATGGCAAAGAGTTATTAGACAcgtaaattaaaataaaataaactaataggtcagattttaatttaataatttatcaaaatttaaagtAAATCCCTAATTTAACCCCTCTCATCTCACGATGTTGGCACTAATTCAAGCTCTATTCTTTGGAAACCATGCACCACCCACCCATGTCCTCATCAATTCAATCCATCCAAGCATTCATCCTATTTTGCAATGATGACAAGCACTAAAGTAAGAAgaaggagatgatgatgatgacaaggAAGAAGTACTACTGGGTTTCTTAGCCACGCTTATGGAGTTTTctcaaaaattagaaaaaatccCCTTTCTTTATTCACTTCTTAGTCGTCACAATATGTAACAACCTAAATATCCGAAAcataatcataaaataaaagaagaaaatgctaCAAACGACAAAAAACATCAAAACATCAAAAACGAATGAAAGATCTGGGAAATTTTAGTTGAATGTCGCTGGAGATGGACAGCTtgtattggaatttttttatttatgttttggtgtttcaagtttttattttaaatcctaaTAATTGTTAACATAAATAtgagctgattttttttttaaatgccacatcACTCAATATTTAATCCATGTGTGCCAATAATTCTTTGCCATCTgttcataattttataaacaaaataatttggttCAAGTCAAATACCACATCATCATTCTATGAAGccacataaaatataaattaacgAACATagaagaaatgataaaaaataaatcgttttctaaagtttaaagataaaaaagaaatttttgaaAGTTCATAACGAAAAACAAACATTTACAAAAGTCTAAggatgaaaatgatattttaccccATATTTATTGAACCATAAGTTGTAGATTCCTAAGAAAGGCTTTGACAGAGAAAGTGGGCCATAGTACTTGTCGGCCTTCCAAAAAACCATTTTACACAAAAGGGCCACGGCTAGGGTATGTCCAGTAGTTCTGGGCCTCTTCCAAAAAGAGGTGTCGGAAGAAGATTAGAGCTGGTTAATGAAAGGTGTCATTACGGCCCATAGAGTTAGCAGGCCTCTAATAGCACaaaccaattttgaaaaacagtAGTTTGTAATTGTCATGAATTTGTTCCCAAAGTAAAGtatatgatattttgaaaaatagagcGGCAAATAAATTGAGCTACTTAACATACAAGTGAAGTTCAAGCAGGTTTAGGCTCAATAATTGAATGAGCCaagttcaaatataataatgtgtTCTTAAACTAGTTTAGAGTATAAGATTCGATTTGAATATctatgatattatatatttatatttataaatctataataaaaatgtaattatatatatttgagtttggattgtataaacttaaaataaattctaatgatattaaaaaaaaaaaaaaacttatttctatATAACATTTGTgaatcttaatttttataagttcataAACGAAAATCATTCTATCTAATTAgttcaaacaatataattttaacttatgagagagagaatgtacATGtcaaatgcataaaaaatacaaattgtaCCGAGGACCATGGCTGAATACAGTGGCTAATCACAATGGCCAAACAACTGACCAAATACCAAGGACCATGTCCAAATCACAATGGCCAAGTAGCAGAGTATAGAGGAATGCAACAATTACGTACCTACCTCAGGATAACATGGCCGCTAGCTTTTGAATTCCTTCCTTTTGGTTGGTCGACTAGTATGACCTTCTTCAAAAGAAATATCCATTGACACCCTTCACATAAGTAGTTATTGTGCCACAACAACCGGCCATTGCATCTAATGTTATTGGACTTGTGTTGTCTACTTGCATATTTGGATTCCTGTCTTGATACACGTCCTCTCAATTAACTTGAGGAAACAACCAGTCTTGACACACGTCCTCTATAAATACCCTTTCATTCCTTAAACAAAGCCAACAAGTCTTTAAAATGTTACTTTTCTATTCTCACTTCCAAACATCCACCAATTTATTGACATAACCATTGGAGCCTTCCTTGGCTAACCATCAATAATTAGCCAGAGCCAAATTCAGATTCCTCTTTCTCAGCAAGGTACTCGTCAAGTTAAAATGATCTGTCCCTATTCAGTTTCCATTGAAGTTTTTGTTGCGGTTCCTTTCCAATTGCCATCAAAATCTTTGTTGCGATTTCatcttttcttcaaaatttcactCTCCTATGGCCACATAAAGTGTTGTCTGGCTCCTCCTTCGACACTGAGTCAGGATTATGATATTGAACTTTAATCGTACACTAAGGATATAAATGAATTggcatatttttttctctactttatcttaattattaaacaaaaagcAATTTTAATAACCTTTACTTACAGTGATATATCTGTAACATTGTCCTTTTAGTATAAGGTATCAAAAGTATCTATACTCATATAATTTCgaatcaaacatatatataatattataccAACTGCATGGGCAAAATCCTATAAACAACGTATTTATTCCTTTATGGTTCATGTTGTAGGCTTCAAAATTCGATTGGAATTGGCATCTAATACCTTTATATCAGTAGAACTTGCctgtaattttccttttttttttttgctttgtttacCTTATTGGTTGTACACTTGTACTGTAGCGTACTTGAACGTACACATGCATTGCACGAGGATCAATCACATTGTTCATACACATTCATCCATGCATATACTTAAAAAGATGTGTGTCGGTTCTTCAAAAAGTCGagaaagcattttttattttattttttatggtgtttAAGTGCATGCTTCTAAAGCACCAAAATATGCATTCGAGGCCTAATTTGATTATCAAACTTTTCTTTTGGAAGTTTGATCTGTTTCAGAAATTAATGCTCACATCTTGGAAggctatattatatatatatatatatatatatatatatttttttttttttcgagaagtgctataatattaattaattaagtaaaGTTACCTTCACACTCTAATCGTTGGTTCCATCTTCCACATGCCAAGTTGTTGattaattaatgaaaagaaataCCACAACAAactactaaataaataaaataaaacaaagaacatATCTTGAAAGATGAAGCATTTGGATTCTTGCAATTTGAGTTCAAAGtgataaaacttataaaacagGTAAGCTACACAACCTTATTTTCCACTCCCAATAGTGATAGTTGTGAATTTATAGAAAACTATTAAATTTACTATCATCTCTTTATTGAATTATTGTTaagagtttttaacaaaaaaatataagattcaAATCCTCTCATCCCCATCTATCGATCGAATTATCAACAAGTTTTAATCCCAAATTTTTGGGAtcgaaaaaaaatcattaaaatattaattaggGTAACTTGGATATATATTTTCCTCAATTATATTTTATCTGTAGTCATGTTCTTTATTACTTCCCTAATTGTATTatctaataatattaaaaaaaattgatattacaATTTATAAGAGTTACCTAATAAAATTTGTGATAGTTGTAACACTACTTTGTTTATAACAGAGTAGTTGTAAACACATACACCCAAACAACAAATTGTGAGGGATCTCTTTAGAGGGAATTTAGAAATATTCCTTTTCAAAAAAGCAAATtgtccattctctctctctttacacATAGTCAAGAAGATCAGATaccaaataatatattcatatattgagactgatttttctttaacatctttaaaacttatctttttcttctagaGAGGGGAAATGGGGAGAAGGGAGTTGTGGCATTCGCCAACTCCAAATTGTACCAAGTCAACACTGGTAATATTAATACATTTTCAACTTAGCTAGAAACCACATTAAAAACCATATTCActacaaaatatctaaagaggCTTAGCACTATCGATCCCTACTTAATCTATAAGCTATCTAAATCACTTAGTGCACGTTTGgatacaatattttttcatcAATGTCTGCGTTTGCACTGTTCTGTGAGTTTTgtgtgggtcccgtgcactattcacgggacccgcaagtacttttttttagcaaaaaataactttaaaactgAGTCCCACAgcattattcacatatttaaaaattattttgctacaaagttttcagtttttaattttcagtaataagcggtatccaaacaaacccttagctgagaagtaatttttttttttattttttataaaagacaaaaattctactctaaacTAATCtaggtgtatatatatgtgaaattccattctggagacttgaactttGACCCTTGCTTCCCACACTTCACAAACACTTactatacttgtggagtgactatcaCGCAAAGGATGCGTGGTGGTAGTTGAGAAATAACTTATTCTACTTGTTGGTGATAAAAATTTTGGTTACTAATTTGCTATATCAAACATAATGAATTGCTGACATATATTGTGTATGCGTCAAGTATTAAGAGTTATCATAATGAAGGCTCTCTAATCTTCAAGTTGTCAGAATTATAATGACCCTTGTTACTGTGATAAAATTTGAgactaataaaaaagaaatcgtGCTTGAGTCAAGGGAACtaaatttagatttttaatGTAAAAGTTTAAAGTGAATAGCAAAATATGCATTAAAATtatggttttaaattttaatcttgTAACTCAGTGCAATGGCCTTTTCtattcttaaaaatttattgattgacCACATTTCAGATAGCtgatattaaataaattttgatcaaatgaaaatgatattaatCACTTGCTTGCTTCCCTAAATAAGTGTGGAATAGCATGTTAAAGCAGTTTTGTTGATGACTTACTATTTGTGTTTTTGATGTAGAATACGCAGTTCAAGTTTTCCTTGAGCGGGGAATCTTAAGTTGCAACGATATAAAAGGTAAAAAGGTACAAATAGAAATCTTACATAGTGCAAAATTGCACAAAATTTAGCAATCTAAAGGAAATTGAAGTGAGGATTAAATTAAACTCGCGATCTTAAGGTTGTGACCTATGCCGCTTTCCATTAAAATTCCTTCATTTAGGCCTCCAATTTAATAATACattatttatggtttttttttttcctgaaattttttttagggtttgtagTAATTTTATATGAcactttctaaatttttatttttattttttttagtttgattttatGCCTTACacaaattagggtttctttctTGACCGTCCTATAATTTCTATAATGTTTTTCTAAATAAGTTAGTGGTTGTAGGCTTGTAGCCCATTGGCATCAAgtttagtaattaattaattaattatttttagaagtttttttttttccttttattggCCTTGTGTATTCAAGGTTTTCCTCTAGCattaaggctttttttttttttttttttttttttttttttgagatagactTGTTCTCCTTATCTTTTGAAATAGTCTTGTTCTCCTTCTTATCGCTATCTCATTGCATATTT of the Quercus robur chromosome 10, dhQueRobu3.1, whole genome shotgun sequence genome contains:
- the LOC126704347 gene encoding uncharacterized protein LOC126704347, with amino-acid sequence MSSPDANEVLFAYIAVASHAVSLVLIREDNGTQRPVYYVSKSLQEAETRYLPLEKAILAIVQATQKLPYYFQAHTVVVLTQLPLKSVLRSANCTGRIAKWGMILGTFDIRYMPHTAVKGQVLADLVAEFAKPTLEGKEVSGSLSANEKLISAVSQYEHNWWKAHIDGVANQRVSGVGLVLVSPEGITIEKSLRLGFSATNNEAEYEALLEGMLMIQKLGGKFVNMFSNSRLIVGQVNGDLEAKDERMQEYLVWAKHLQTHFYHFRLTHVPRSGNTHADSLATLATSSAQPLPRVILVEDLYRPTTEKANRIRVHNVRAGPSWMDPLVLFLKHDTLPDDKVEADKIRRKASRFWLSEDSKLYRRSFSGPYLLCVHPEATEFILEELHEGICGSHTGVNGRIDIHS